The following are encoded together in the Tepidiforma bonchosmolovskayae genome:
- a CDS encoding alpha/beta fold hydrolase, which translates to MIEELRADRFRVEVAAPRGFRQAFVREGVGGVPLLLVHGWPETKRIWWRNIGVLAAAGFEVIAPDLRGFGDSEVGPDGFHDVPSHARDLYALVHDVLGHERVVAVGGDLGGPVIQDLSLRYPGFVDRMVLFNSPLPYDRELMAGLRTRSPREAMDYYIRQGTDADGLVAELATPEMRRRYIATFYTSRFWAHPGAFTQEAVEFMTEPFADGAKLRASFGAYEASFRESARSEPSAMAAPNPTRTLILFGPSDNVIYPDFDLMAARVFPEHAGPFLLRDCGHFVQWEAAHALNSAVIAWCGDLLAGRRR; encoded by the coding sequence ATGATTGAGGAGCTGCGGGCGGACCGGTTCCGGGTGGAGGTCGCGGCGCCGCGGGGGTTCCGGCAGGCGTTCGTGCGGGAGGGGGTCGGCGGGGTGCCGTTGCTGCTGGTGCACGGCTGGCCGGAGACGAAGCGGATCTGGTGGCGGAACATCGGGGTGCTGGCCGCTGCGGGCTTCGAGGTGATTGCGCCGGACCTGCGCGGCTTCGGTGATTCGGAGGTGGGGCCCGACGGTTTCCACGATGTGCCGTCGCACGCGCGGGACCTGTATGCGCTGGTGCATGATGTGCTGGGGCACGAGCGGGTGGTGGCGGTCGGCGGCGACCTCGGCGGGCCGGTGATCCAGGACCTCTCGCTGCGGTACCCCGGGTTCGTGGACCGGATGGTGCTGTTCAATTCGCCGCTGCCGTACGACCGGGAGCTGATGGCGGGGCTGCGGACGCGGTCGCCGAGGGAGGCGATGGACTACTACATCCGGCAGGGGACGGACGCTGACGGGCTGGTGGCGGAGCTGGCGACGCCGGAGATGCGGCGGCGGTACATCGCGACGTTCTATACGTCGAGGTTCTGGGCGCACCCGGGGGCGTTCACGCAGGAGGCGGTGGAGTTCATGACGGAGCCGTTCGCGGACGGGGCGAAGCTGCGGGCGAGCTTCGGGGCGTACGAGGCGTCGTTCCGGGAGTCGGCGCGGAGCGAGCCGTCAGCGATGGCGGCGCCGAACCCGACGCGGACGCTGATCCTGTTCGGACCGAGCGACAACGTAATCTACCCGGACTTCGACCTGATGGCGGCACGGGTGTTCCCGGAGCACGCGGGGCCGTTCCTGCTGCGCGATTGCGGGCATTTTGTGCAGTGGGAGGCGGCGCACGCGCTGAACTCGGCGGTCATTGCGTGGTGCGGGGACCTGCTGGCGGGGCGGCGTCGGTAG
- a CDS encoding acrylyl-CoA reductase family protein: MTYRALVVDKQGDAFSVAVRELSEADLPPGDVTIRVHWSSINYKDGLALSPTGRVIRTYPMVPGVDLAGVVLESSDSRFAPGQEVVVTGYDVGVSHPGGFAELARVPGDWVMPLPPGLTQKEAMAIGTAGFTAALSLEALEHNGLRPENGTVIVTGATGGVGSTAVAMLAQAGYTVAASTGKASEHAYLRELGASEILSREEVSAESTRPLESERWAGAVDPVGGATTAYLIRTMKYGASIALSGLTGGNTFNTTVYPFILRNVNLLGIDSVYTPMDRRRRTWQRLATDLKPRGLLDSIAVETDLDGVPAVCADILQGKVRGRTLVRLA, encoded by the coding sequence ATGACCTACCGCGCCCTCGTCGTTGATAAGCAGGGCGACGCCTTCTCCGTCGCCGTCCGCGAACTCTCCGAAGCCGACCTCCCGCCCGGCGACGTCACCATCCGCGTCCACTGGAGCTCCATCAACTACAAGGACGGCCTCGCCCTTTCCCCAACCGGCCGCGTCATCCGCACCTACCCCATGGTCCCCGGCGTCGACCTCGCGGGCGTCGTCCTTGAATCCTCCGACAGCCGCTTCGCCCCCGGCCAGGAGGTCGTCGTCACCGGCTACGACGTCGGCGTCAGCCACCCCGGCGGCTTCGCCGAGCTCGCCCGCGTCCCCGGCGACTGGGTCATGCCCCTTCCGCCTGGCCTGACGCAAAAAGAGGCGATGGCCATCGGCACCGCCGGCTTCACCGCCGCCCTCTCCCTCGAGGCCCTCGAACATAACGGCCTCCGCCCCGAAAACGGCACCGTCATCGTCACCGGCGCCACCGGCGGCGTCGGCTCCACCGCCGTCGCGATGCTCGCCCAGGCCGGCTACACCGTCGCCGCCAGCACCGGCAAGGCCTCCGAACACGCCTACCTCCGCGAACTCGGCGCCTCCGAAATCCTCTCCCGCGAAGAGGTCAGCGCCGAAAGCACCCGCCCGCTTGAATCCGAGCGCTGGGCCGGTGCCGTCGACCCCGTCGGCGGCGCAACCACCGCCTATCTCATCCGCACCATGAAGTACGGCGCCAGCATCGCCCTCAGCGGCCTCACCGGCGGCAACACCTTCAACACCACCGTCTACCCCTTCATCCTCCGCAACGTGAACCTCCTCGGCATCGACTCCGTCTACACCCCGATGGACCGCCGCCGGCGCACCTGGCAGCGCCTCGCCACCGACCTGAAACCCCGCGGCCTGCTCGACTCCATCGCCGTCGAAACCGACCTCGATGGCGTCCCGGCCGTCTGCGCCGATATCCTCCAGGGCAAAGTCCGCGGCCGGACCCTCGTGCGCCTGGCCTGA
- a CDS encoding pyruvate kinase yields the protein MERAHLLRRLEELQELALRASAAVPPGLVGDAATSAANLLAYRALRSRDIADIQVALADLGLSSLGRLEPNVLDSLEQVRAWLAGTAPRPFVPSRDQALRLQEERTVRLFGRPRPGRTTRIMVTLDHTVPDPVLHSIELLRAGMDVARINAAHGRPADWQSLADAVRHAELELERQGTPPPRRCHILFDLSGPRLRVGTFPGELRLGAGDRLRLLRNADPLPEPPAEDIPALPCSHPEALRVIAPGHPVAIDDGKFVGTVVAVTEAWVEILLETPVGRRRRLRPEKGLNFPGVALPLPALTADDFASLDVAAAFADLVGLSFVHAPADIARLAAELDLRGLHDHGIIAKIETRAAARGLVPILLEGLRRRSFGVMVARGDLAIEVGWDDLALYQEAILCLTEAAHVPSIWATQVLETLARQGMPARPEITDAAAATRADCVMLNKGPHVVAAVRFLDCLLSAEHRHRQKKRELFREFIALEEGPRDLEPAPSAVFHGC from the coding sequence ATGGAGCGCGCGCATCTCCTTCGCCGCCTGGAAGAACTCCAGGAGCTTGCCCTTCGTGCTTCCGCAGCCGTCCCCCCAGGCCTGGTCGGCGACGCCGCAACCAGCGCCGCCAACCTCCTCGCCTACCGCGCCCTCCGCAGCCGCGATATCGCCGACATCCAGGTTGCGCTTGCCGACCTCGGCCTCAGCTCGCTCGGCCGCCTCGAGCCGAACGTCCTCGATTCGCTCGAACAGGTCCGCGCCTGGCTGGCCGGCACGGCGCCCCGCCCCTTCGTTCCCTCCCGCGACCAGGCCCTCCGCCTCCAGGAAGAGCGCACGGTCCGCCTCTTCGGCCGGCCGCGGCCCGGCCGGACAACCCGCATCATGGTCACCCTCGACCACACCGTCCCCGACCCGGTGCTCCACAGCATCGAACTCCTTCGCGCCGGCATGGACGTCGCCCGCATCAACGCCGCCCACGGCCGCCCGGCCGACTGGCAGTCTCTCGCCGATGCCGTCCGCCACGCCGAGCTCGAACTCGAACGCCAGGGCACGCCCCCGCCGCGGCGCTGCCACATCCTCTTCGACCTCTCCGGCCCCCGCCTGCGCGTCGGGACCTTCCCCGGCGAGCTCCGCCTCGGCGCAGGTGACCGCCTCCGGCTCCTCCGCAACGCCGACCCGCTCCCTGAGCCGCCCGCCGAGGACATCCCTGCGCTCCCCTGCAGCCACCCCGAGGCCCTTCGCGTCATCGCGCCAGGTCACCCGGTCGCCATCGACGACGGCAAGTTCGTAGGCACGGTCGTCGCCGTCACCGAAGCCTGGGTCGAAATCCTCCTCGAAACACCGGTCGGCCGGCGCCGCCGCCTCCGTCCCGAAAAGGGGCTCAACTTCCCCGGCGTTGCCCTCCCGCTGCCCGCCCTCACGGCCGACGACTTCGCCAGCCTCGACGTCGCCGCTGCGTTCGCTGACCTCGTCGGGCTCTCCTTCGTCCATGCCCCGGCCGATATCGCCCGCCTCGCCGCCGAACTCGACCTCCGCGGCCTCCACGACCACGGCATCATCGCCAAGATCGAGACCCGCGCCGCCGCCCGCGGCCTCGTCCCGATCCTCCTCGAAGGCCTCCGCCGCCGCTCCTTCGGCGTCATGGTCGCGCGCGGCGACCTCGCCATCGAAGTCGGCTGGGACGATCTCGCCCTCTACCAGGAAGCCATCCTCTGTCTCACCGAGGCCGCCCACGTCCCCTCCATCTGGGCGACCCAGGTGCTCGAAACCCTTGCACGGCAGGGCATGCCCGCCCGTCCCGAAATCACCGACGCCGCAGCCGCCACCCGTGCCGATTGCGTCATGCTCAACAAGGGGCCCCACGTCGTCGCTGCCGTCCGCTTCCTCGACTGCCTCCTCTCCGCCGAACATCGCCACCGCCAGAAAAAGCGCGAACTCTTCCGCGAGTTTATTGCGCTCGAAGAGGGCCCTCGCGACCTCGAACCGGCCCCCTCCGCAGTCTTCCACGGCTGTTAA
- a CDS encoding glycosyltransferase family 4 protein has product MRVLLATDSFPPKIDGVSDTAATVARVLRQLGHTPRVVAPAPGPGMVEGARVARIGSVPAPLYPELRLGLALDRVARIARARWDGAIVFTPGPIGATAALALRGETPLLNIYTTDIPRYLQTYGMHRFVGAATWLLRRMAERAERTLCPTRFVEEELRTMGFPRLEVWGRGVDTELFNPGRRSAAMRARLTGGEPGRPLVLYVGRLAKEKRLETLAEVVETLPEVRLALVGDGPERARLEELFAGRPVVFTGYLRGVELAEAFASADVFVFPSWTDTFGQVVLQAMACGLPPVVVTGSATAELVPPGVCGLHVAPGRPGALAAAVRRLVEDGGMRRSMGLAAAAHARRYSWEALVLRLVELLSPGDAPGQVDVPPPFAK; this is encoded by the coding sequence GTGAGGGTCCTGCTGGCGACGGACTCGTTTCCGCCCAAGATTGACGGTGTTTCGGACACGGCGGCGACGGTCGCCCGGGTGCTCCGCCAGCTCGGGCACACGCCGCGGGTGGTCGCCCCGGCGCCGGGTCCGGGGATGGTGGAGGGCGCCCGGGTAGCGCGGATCGGTTCGGTGCCGGCGCCGCTTTACCCGGAGCTGCGGCTTGGGCTGGCGCTCGACCGGGTCGCGCGGATTGCGCGGGCGCGCTGGGATGGGGCGATCGTGTTCACGCCAGGGCCAATCGGGGCGACGGCTGCGCTGGCACTGCGGGGGGAGACGCCGCTGCTGAACATTTACACGACGGATATCCCGCGCTACCTGCAGACGTACGGGATGCACCGGTTCGTGGGAGCGGCCACGTGGCTGCTCCGGCGGATGGCGGAGCGTGCGGAGCGGACGCTCTGCCCGACGCGCTTCGTGGAGGAGGAGCTGCGGACGATGGGGTTTCCGCGGCTGGAGGTCTGGGGACGGGGCGTCGATACGGAGCTGTTCAACCCGGGCCGCCGAAGCGCGGCGATGCGGGCCCGGCTGACGGGCGGCGAGCCGGGACGGCCGCTGGTGCTGTACGTGGGGCGGCTGGCGAAGGAGAAGCGGCTCGAGACGCTGGCAGAGGTCGTGGAAACGCTGCCCGAGGTACGGCTGGCGCTGGTCGGCGACGGGCCGGAACGGGCCCGGCTGGAGGAGCTGTTCGCCGGGCGGCCGGTGGTGTTCACGGGCTATCTCCGGGGGGTGGAGCTGGCGGAGGCGTTTGCTTCAGCGGATGTGTTCGTGTTCCCGAGCTGGACGGACACGTTCGGGCAGGTGGTGCTGCAGGCGATGGCATGCGGGCTGCCGCCGGTGGTCGTGACCGGCTCAGCGACAGCGGAGCTGGTGCCGCCCGGGGTCTGCGGCCTGCACGTGGCGCCCGGGCGGCCGGGGGCGCTGGCGGCGGCGGTGCGGCGGCTGGTGGAGGACGGGGGGATGCGGCGCTCGATGGGGCTGGCCGCAGCAGCCCATGCGCGGCGGTATTCGTGGGAGGCGCTGGTGCTGCGCCTGGTGGAGCTGCTTTCGCCCGGGGACGCTCCGGGCCAGGTGGACGTGCCGCCTCCATTCGCGAAGTAG
- a CDS encoding UDP-glucose dehydrogenase family protein codes for MEAERVLVIGVGRIGAVTAVGLAHLLHDVTGVDTNAGRVEELQAGRLREAEPGLRAALQSALRLRALRFAPGAAPGGFDFAFLCVDTPPLPGGEPDLRQLFAAAEYAARTLRPGGTVVTRSTVPPGTGDRLEAALRAAGRGDLGVVHVPEFLREGRAWEDFREPDRIVVGARDRVRCERVARLFAGISAPVYRCDRVTAELAKYAANAFLATTVSFANEMADLAARLGADPEVLFETLRADRRIGREAYLGPGLGFGGHCLPKDTAALEYVAAARGLTLHQLQATIRVNRERVGQAAAWLDEALGGLEGRTIAVLGLAFKPGTDDLRESRALALAEALALHGAEVRGYDPLVREAPGICCPGTLPAALEGADALVVAHRADWVRALDPCEAAALMARQLVYDAPGGIDHRAWAAAGFVTNRCLREPVAAADGSER; via the coding sequence TTGGAAGCAGAACGGGTCCTGGTCATCGGCGTCGGCCGCATCGGGGCGGTGACGGCGGTCGGGCTGGCGCACCTCCTTCACGACGTGACAGGAGTAGACACGAACGCCGGGCGGGTGGAGGAGCTGCAGGCCGGCCGGCTGCGGGAGGCGGAACCCGGCCTCCGGGCGGCGCTGCAGAGCGCGCTGCGGCTGCGGGCGCTGCGCTTCGCGCCCGGCGCGGCGCCAGGAGGGTTCGATTTCGCCTTCCTGTGTGTCGATACGCCGCCGCTGCCGGGCGGGGAGCCCGACCTGCGGCAGCTGTTTGCGGCGGCCGAATACGCGGCGCGGACGCTGCGACCCGGGGGCACGGTCGTGACCCGCTCGACGGTGCCGCCGGGGACCGGCGACAGGCTGGAGGCGGCGTTGCGGGCTGCCGGGCGGGGCGACCTTGGGGTCGTGCATGTGCCGGAGTTCCTGCGGGAGGGGCGGGCATGGGAGGATTTCCGGGAGCCGGACCGGATCGTGGTTGGGGCGCGGGACCGGGTGCGGTGCGAGCGGGTGGCCCGGCTGTTCGCGGGGATATCGGCGCCGGTGTACCGGTGCGACCGGGTGACGGCGGAGCTGGCGAAGTACGCGGCGAATGCGTTCCTCGCGACGACAGTGAGCTTCGCAAACGAGATGGCCGACCTCGCTGCGAGGCTGGGCGCTGACCCGGAGGTGCTGTTCGAGACGCTGCGCGCGGACCGGCGTATTGGACGGGAGGCCTACCTCGGGCCGGGGCTCGGGTTCGGCGGCCACTGCCTGCCGAAGGACACGGCAGCCCTGGAGTACGTGGCGGCAGCGCGGGGGCTGACGCTCCACCAGCTGCAAGCGACGATCCGGGTGAACCGGGAGCGGGTCGGGCAGGCCGCGGCGTGGCTTGACGAGGCGCTGGGCGGGCTCGAGGGGCGGACGATTGCGGTGCTGGGGCTGGCGTTCAAGCCGGGCACGGACGACCTGCGGGAATCGCGGGCGCTGGCGCTGGCTGAAGCGCTGGCGCTGCACGGCGCGGAGGTGCGGGGCTACGACCCGCTCGTCCGGGAGGCGCCGGGCATCTGCTGCCCGGGCACGCTGCCGGCAGCGCTCGAAGGCGCGGACGCGCTCGTGGTGGCGCACCGGGCCGACTGGGTCCGTGCGCTTGACCCGTGCGAGGCGGCAGCGCTGATGGCGCGGCAGCTCGTCTACGATGCGCCGGGCGGGATTGACCACCGGGCGTGGGCCGCAGCGGGCTTCGTGACGAACCGCTGCCTGCGCGAGCCGGTTGCAGCGGCGGACGGGTCCGAGCGGTGA
- a CDS encoding glycosyltransferase family 4 protein, whose amino-acid sequence MILFITRKYPPAIGGMEEFSRQLTAAYPGPSRVCALRRGQRRLPLFIGSAVIQCAAARGRVSAIHLGDGLLALAAPLFEALADAPAVVTVHGQDVTRPFPGYGGLVRMALRRLGPRRVVAVSTYTAGEVTRRCGFRPRVILNGVDVARFTRIQRAPDRAAARAALGLPPRGPLIVSVGRLVERKGIVWFASQVLPLLPRDVVFAVAGDGPELPRLRAVAAAEPRLVLLGPLPDVAVDRLYACADLFVAPNVPVPGRPEGFGIAPAEAAAAGVPVLVAALEGLVDMASVSGATLVAPADPAAWAVAVQSALAAPPRPRPPVRSWADVAADYARLFESVAADARRATPRPIRPAPK is encoded by the coding sequence GTGATCCTTTTCATCACCCGCAAGTACCCTCCCGCCATCGGCGGCATGGAAGAGTTCTCCCGCCAGCTCACCGCGGCCTACCCCGGCCCGTCCCGGGTCTGTGCCCTCCGCCGCGGCCAGCGCCGGCTCCCGCTCTTCATCGGCTCCGCCGTCATCCAGTGCGCCGCTGCCCGCGGCCGCGTCTCTGCCATCCACCTCGGCGACGGGCTTCTTGCGCTCGCCGCGCCGCTCTTCGAGGCGCTGGCCGACGCCCCCGCCGTCGTCACCGTCCACGGCCAGGACGTCACCCGCCCCTTCCCGGGTTACGGCGGCCTCGTCCGCATGGCGCTCCGCCGCCTCGGCCCCCGCCGCGTCGTCGCCGTCAGCACCTACACCGCCGGCGAAGTCACCCGCCGCTGCGGCTTCCGCCCGCGCGTCATCCTCAACGGCGTCGATGTCGCCCGCTTCACCCGCATCCAGCGCGCGCCGGACCGGGCCGCAGCCCGGGCCGCCCTCGGCCTCCCGCCCCGGGGCCCGCTCATCGTGAGCGTCGGCCGCCTGGTCGAACGGAAAGGCATCGTCTGGTTCGCCAGCCAGGTACTGCCGCTCCTCCCCCGCGACGTCGTCTTCGCCGTCGCCGGCGACGGCCCCGAACTGCCCCGCCTCCGCGCCGTCGCCGCCGCCGAGCCGCGCCTGGTGCTCCTCGGCCCGCTGCCCGACGTCGCTGTCGACCGCCTCTACGCCTGCGCCGACCTCTTCGTCGCGCCGAACGTCCCCGTCCCCGGTCGGCCCGAGGGCTTCGGTATCGCCCCCGCCGAGGCCGCTGCCGCCGGAGTTCCCGTCCTTGTCGCCGCTCTCGAAGGCCTGGTCGACATGGCCAGTGTCAGCGGGGCCACGCTCGTCGCGCCGGCCGACCCTGCCGCCTGGGCCGTCGCCGTCCAGTCGGCGCTGGCGGCGCCGCCGAGGCCGCGGCCGCCCGTCCGATCGTGGGCCGACGTCGCTGCCGACTACGCCCGCCTGTTCGAAAGCGTCGCCGCCGATGCCCGCCGCGCCACCCCGCGGCCGATCCGCCCCGCGCCGAAGTAG
- a CDS encoding Zn-dependent alcohol dehydrogenase — MNVKAAVLYAPNQPLAIEEIELDEPQAGEVLVKTSVTGVCHSDLHFMEGKWLYPMPVVLGHESAGVVAKVGPGVTNVKEGDRVVVAFVQSCGTCNRCVTGRPNLCENTQALNRMGRVKLKGQPIMQFAGMSAFAEYQLVSAHACVHVPEGVPMRAAALVGCSVMTGVGAVTNTVKLQAGQTVAVVGCGGVGLNIIQGAKIAGASRIIAVDLLESKLAAAKEFGATDVVDASKGDAVQQVIAMTNGGVDYAFEAIGLMKTAQQAFEMARRGGQAVIVGMLPLTEQLTIPNAGMAFLGEKGIVGSFYGSTRQTYDMPWLMELYRQKRLKIDELISREYTLDQINEAYDALKKGEVNRSVIVFNGA, encoded by the coding sequence ATGAACGTCAAAGCAGCGGTCCTGTACGCGCCAAACCAGCCCCTCGCCATCGAGGAGATCGAACTCGACGAACCCCAGGCCGGCGAAGTCCTCGTCAAAACCTCCGTTACCGGCGTCTGCCACTCCGACCTCCACTTCATGGAGGGCAAGTGGCTCTACCCCATGCCCGTTGTCCTCGGCCATGAGTCCGCCGGCGTCGTCGCCAAAGTCGGCCCCGGCGTCACGAATGTCAAAGAGGGCGACCGCGTCGTCGTCGCCTTCGTCCAGTCCTGCGGCACGTGCAACCGCTGCGTCACCGGCCGGCCCAACCTCTGCGAAAACACCCAGGCGCTCAACCGCATGGGCCGCGTCAAGCTGAAGGGCCAGCCCATCATGCAGTTCGCCGGCATGTCCGCCTTCGCCGAGTACCAGCTCGTGAGCGCCCACGCCTGCGTCCACGTCCCCGAAGGCGTCCCCATGCGCGCCGCCGCCCTCGTAGGCTGCAGCGTCATGACCGGCGTCGGCGCCGTCACCAACACCGTCAAGCTCCAGGCCGGCCAGACCGTCGCCGTCGTCGGCTGCGGCGGCGTCGGCCTCAACATCATCCAGGGCGCAAAGATCGCCGGCGCCTCCCGCATCATCGCCGTCGACCTCCTCGAATCGAAGCTCGCCGCTGCGAAGGAGTTCGGCGCCACTGACGTCGTCGACGCCTCCAAGGGCGACGCCGTCCAGCAGGTCATCGCCATGACGAACGGCGGCGTCGACTACGCCTTCGAAGCCATCGGCCTCATGAAGACCGCCCAGCAGGCCTTCGAGATGGCCCGCCGCGGCGGCCAGGCCGTCATCGTCGGCATGCTCCCCCTCACCGAGCAGCTCACCATCCCCAACGCCGGCATGGCCTTCCTCGGCGAAAAGGGCATCGTTGGCAGCTTCTACGGCTCCACCCGCCAGACCTACGACATGCCCTGGCTCATGGAGCTCTACCGTCAGAAGCGCCTCAAGATCGACGAGCTCATCTCCCGCGAATACACCCTCGACCAGATCAACGAGGCCTACGACGCCCTCAAGAAGGGCGAGGTCAACCGCTCCGTCATCGTCTTCAACGGCGCCTGA
- a CDS encoding peroxiredoxin, with product MAETATLKVGDEAPDFELPMSPTGEKFRLSDYRGKNAVVISFVPAAFSTVCSNQLQTLKEKVQEFRNEGAIPVVISCDGPWAQAAWKKELGVDFPILSDFNPHGETARKYGVLIESRGVANRVVIVVDKEGKVAWIQPTEKITDIPDYDPVLACAKG from the coding sequence GTGGCAGAGACAGCAACCCTGAAGGTGGGGGACGAGGCGCCGGACTTCGAGCTGCCGATGAGCCCGACGGGCGAGAAGTTCCGGCTTTCGGACTACCGGGGCAAGAATGCGGTGGTTATCAGCTTCGTGCCGGCGGCGTTCTCGACGGTGTGCAGCAACCAGCTCCAGACCCTCAAGGAGAAAGTGCAGGAATTCCGCAACGAGGGCGCCATCCCGGTGGTTATCTCCTGCGACGGCCCGTGGGCGCAGGCGGCGTGGAAGAAGGAGCTCGGCGTGGACTTCCCGATCCTGAGCGACTTCAATCCGCACGGGGAAACCGCACGGAAATACGGCGTGCTGATCGAGTCGCGGGGTGTCGCGAACCGGGTGGTGATCGTGGTGGATAAGGAGGGGAAGGTGGCCTGGATCCAGCCGACGGAGAAGATTACGGACATCCCGGATTACGACCCGGTGCTGGCCTGCGCCAAGGGCTGA
- the sodN gene encoding superoxide dismutase, Ni: MNLLRFLRPSTIAHAHCDGPCGVYDPAAARIAAEAVLSMEKKIAALGDAQDLATVNTRTRFIAIKEQQADLVKKELDILWHDYFKPEHLEKYPNLHDIFWKAAKAASKCKHESNPANGEALLKAIEEVHNIFWATKNRTDVPFYRANP; the protein is encoded by the coding sequence ATGAACCTTCTCCGCTTCCTCCGCCCGTCGACCATCGCCCACGCCCACTGCGATGGCCCCTGCGGCGTCTACGACCCGGCCGCGGCCCGCATCGCCGCTGAGGCCGTCCTCTCCATGGAAAAGAAGATCGCCGCCCTCGGCGACGCCCAGGACCTCGCCACGGTCAACACCCGCACCCGCTTCATCGCCATCAAGGAGCAGCAGGCCGACCTCGTCAAAAAGGAGCTCGACATCCTCTGGCACGACTACTTCAAGCCCGAGCACCTCGAGAAGTACCCCAACCTCCACGACATCTTCTGGAAGGCCGCGAAGGCCGCCTCGAAGTGCAAGCACGAATCGAACCCCGCCAACGGCGAGGCACTCCTGAAGGCGATCGAAGAGGTCCACAACATCTTCTGGGCCACCAAGAACCGCACCGACGTTCCCTTCTACCGCGCCAACCCCTAG
- the ffh gene encoding signal recognition particle protein, with translation MFETLTERLQGAFKKFGSRGIVTEEDLDQALREVRMAMLEADVNFRVVREFTQRVREKALGAEVLRSLTPAQQVIDIVHQELVDMLGGEAPKLATAPRPPTVIMLVGLQGSGKTTSAAKLANLLKKQRLRPLLAACDIYRPAAVDQLVTLARALDVPIHEEGTSAKPAVIAQNALEKAKRMGATHLIVDTAGRLHIDEDMMNEVAELRRLLQPEEVLFVADAMAGQDAVNAAKEFHERVGTTGLILTKMDGDARGGAALSIRAVTGVPVKFIGVGEKADALEPFYPDRLASRILGMGDLLTLIEKAKETMGEEDTEAFKEKLKKGTFDLQDFVEQLRKVRKMGPLGQLVSMLPGFNRIKMQLQVDEIDDRFFAQAEAIVLSMTPWERRHPEKIDGKRRKRIARGSGTDPAQVNQLLKQFFEARKIAKSLSTGKMPLFR, from the coding sequence ATGTTCGAAACGCTCACCGAACGCCTCCAGGGCGCCTTCAAGAAATTCGGCTCGCGCGGCATTGTCACCGAAGAGGACCTCGACCAGGCCCTCCGCGAGGTGCGCATGGCCATGCTCGAGGCCGACGTCAACTTCCGCGTCGTCCGCGAGTTCACCCAGCGCGTCCGCGAAAAGGCCCTCGGCGCCGAAGTCCTCCGCAGCCTCACCCCCGCCCAGCAGGTCATCGACATCGTCCACCAGGAGCTGGTCGACATGCTCGGCGGCGAGGCGCCGAAGCTCGCCACCGCGCCCCGCCCCCCCACGGTCATCATGCTCGTCGGCCTCCAGGGCTCCGGCAAAACCACGAGCGCCGCAAAGCTCGCCAACCTCCTCAAGAAGCAGCGCCTCCGCCCCCTCCTCGCCGCCTGCGACATCTACCGCCCGGCCGCCGTTGACCAGCTCGTCACCCTCGCCCGCGCGCTGGATGTGCCCATCCACGAAGAGGGCACGTCCGCCAAGCCTGCGGTCATCGCCCAGAACGCGCTCGAAAAAGCAAAGCGCATGGGGGCCACCCATCTCATCGTCGATACCGCCGGCCGCCTCCACATCGACGAAGACATGATGAACGAGGTGGCCGAGCTGCGCCGCCTCCTCCAGCCCGAGGAAGTCCTCTTCGTCGCCGACGCAATGGCCGGCCAGGATGCCGTCAATGCCGCCAAAGAGTTCCACGAGCGCGTCGGCACCACCGGGCTCATCCTCACGAAAATGGACGGCGACGCCCGCGGCGGCGCCGCACTCAGCATCCGCGCCGTCACCGGCGTCCCCGTCAAGTTCATCGGCGTCGGCGAAAAAGCCGATGCCCTCGAGCCCTTCTACCCCGACCGCCTCGCCAGCCGCATTCTCGGCATGGGTGACCTCCTCACCCTCATCGAGAAGGCCAAGGAAACCATGGGCGAGGAGGACACCGAAGCCTTCAAGGAGAAGCTCAAGAAAGGCACCTTCGACCTCCAGGACTTCGTCGAGCAGCTCCGCAAAGTCCGCAAAATGGGCCCCCTCGGGCAGCTCGTCTCCATGCTCCCCGGGTTCAACCGCATCAAAATGCAGCTCCAGGTCGACGAGATCGACGACCGCTTCTTCGCCCAGGCCGAGGCCATCGTCCTCTCGATGACCCCCTGGGAGCGCCGCCACCCCGAGAAAATCGACGGCAAGCGGCGCAAGCGCATCGCCCGCGGCAGCGGCACCGACCCGGCCCAGGTCAACCAGCTGCTCAAGCAGTTCTTCGAGGCCCGCAAGATCGCCAAATCCCTCAGCACCGGCAAAATGCCGCTCTTCCGCTGA
- the rpsP gene encoding 30S ribosomal protein S16, producing the protein MIRIRLRRTGKKGYPLYRVVVANSPDRRDGRFIETLGSYDPHQDPPRVTIDADRAREWLSKGAQPSEAAEKILVRAGVLERKPPVVKKKAARPAASAESAE; encoded by the coding sequence ATGATTCGCATCCGCCTCCGGCGCACCGGCAAGAAGGGCTACCCCCTCTACCGCGTCGTCGTCGCCAACAGCCCCGACCGCCGCGATGGCCGCTTCATCGAAACCCTTGGGTCCTACGATCCCCACCAGGACCCGCCCCGCGTCACCATCGACGCCGACCGCGCCCGCGAATGGCTCAGCAAGGGCGCCCAGCCCTCCGAAGCCGCCGAGAAGATCCTCGTCCGGGCCGGCGTCCTCGAGCGGAAGCCCCCGGTCGTGAAGAAAAAGGCCGCGCGCCCTGCAGCCTCCGCCGAATCGGCCGAATAG